Proteins from one Oscillatoria nigro-viridis PCC 7112 genomic window:
- a CDS encoding tetratricopeptide repeat protein, which yields MKTKIGQGIKSDIFGWGLLIVVPLVGIIVVNLSPNLRLISDKFSNKSPENLDSNYRYHFSESLRNNPNQKEAIQQEIAFYQQRLAVDSRSGLNRAALAGSYLKMARATGEGGWFLLAEQAAQRSIADLPFDNKGALLVLARIAEARHDFATALRLAKQVGSDNEDAIALEVTSHLAMGKVSEANAAAEALVNRIPNLGSLTLRALVRESQGRDAEVLQDYRQAMAAEEPGEVGGSARARSLLGRFYARRGQFVQAKALFLEALRLVPRYPLALIYLADLETRQGNYREAEGYYSKISAYSGGAATLFDRTVDRGMARVKELQGDAIESRRLRDKAEAGLRQEQALGSRGFGHRRDLASLLLEKGRSQDVAEALALMQEEVKIRRDAAGLDTLAWALSAAGEWQKADRVMAEIRKSGIRDAGMFYRAGAIARTLGKDAESRAYFQKSKEIDPNFDDRSRQALGLGSYEF from the coding sequence ATGAAAACAAAAATAGGACAAGGAATAAAATCGGATATCTTCGGGTGGGGGCTGCTGATAGTGGTTCCTTTAGTTGGGATAATAGTAGTAAATTTATCTCCTAATTTGCGTTTGATTTCCGATAAATTTTCTAACAAAAGTCCAGAAAATCTCGATAGTAATTACCGCTATCATTTTTCGGAAAGTTTGAGAAATAATCCCAATCAAAAGGAAGCTATTCAGCAAGAGATTGCTTTTTACCAGCAGCGATTGGCTGTTGATTCCCGCAGCGGTTTGAACCGGGCCGCGCTGGCGGGATCTTATTTGAAAATGGCTCGCGCTACTGGGGAGGGAGGTTGGTTTTTATTGGCAGAACAGGCGGCTCAAAGGTCGATCGCCGATTTGCCTTTTGACAACAAAGGTGCGCTGTTAGTTTTAGCTCGAATTGCTGAGGCGAGACACGATTTTGCTACTGCTTTGCGCTTGGCTAAACAGGTGGGTTCTGATAATGAAGATGCGATCGCCCTGGAAGTTACTTCTCACTTAGCGATGGGTAAAGTGAGCGAGGCAAATGCAGCCGCAGAAGCCTTAGTTAACCGGATTCCCAACTTGGGTTCTCTCACTTTGAGAGCTTTAGTGAGAGAGTCTCAGGGCCGAGATGCTGAGGTTTTGCAGGATTACCGCCAAGCAATGGCGGCGGAGGAACCGGGAGAGGTTGGGGGTTCGGCGCGGGCCCGATCGCTCTTGGGTCGATTTTACGCGCGTCGCGGGCAGTTTGTGCAGGCGAAAGCGCTGTTTTTGGAGGCGCTGCGGCTGGTGCCGCGATACCCGCTGGCGCTGATTTATTTGGCGGATTTGGAGACGCGGCAGGGCAATTATCGGGAGGCGGAAGGTTATTACAGCAAGATTTCTGCCTATTCTGGAGGGGCTGCGACGCTGTTCGATCGCACTGTAGATCGCGGTATGGCTAGGGTGAAAGAGTTGCAGGGAGATGCGATCGAATCCCGGCGACTTCGCGACAAAGCAGAAGCCGGGCTGCGGCAGGAACAGGCTTTGGGATCTCGCGGTTTTGGGCACCGGCGCGATTTGGCGAGTTTGCTGCTGGAAAAAGGTCGATCGCAGGATGTCGCGGAAGCGCTGGCGTTAATGCAGGAGGAGGTGAAAATTCGGCGGGATGCTGCGGGGCTGGATACTTTGGCTTGGGCGCTTTCGGCCGCTGGGGAATGGCAAAAGGCCGATCGAGTCATGGCCGAAATACGGAAATCGGGGATTCGCGATGCGGGTATGTTTTACCGGGCTGGTGCGATCGCCCGGACTTTAGGTAAGGATGCTGAATCTCGCGCTTATTTTCAAAAGTCCAAGGAAATTGACCCGAATTTTGACGATCGATCTCGCCAAGCATTGGGTTTGGGAAGTTATGAATTTTGA
- a CDS encoding nickel/cobalt transporter, which translates to MQYKMNRFFKLFLLFFLTISLLLTTSTRPVYSHWSDLSVAEIVVNDLQTEITLTFPTGLTNFADDNRDSQLQSAEIRSHQTQLEKFFSQQIRITNSSNIQGSLAVKPLEIAAKTASLIQQPNTHSTLILDYTWPAPSQNTTPGLPDSISISKSEKLRINYNLFLPGVVTASCQATIVQAGAVKSFVFTPQNREFLLAGNESIWDSGWSLLLAVAGAFVWGCVHAMSPGHGKTIVGAYLVGSRATPIHALFLAATTTITHTAGVFAVGGITLFASNLINPEKLDPWLSLISGLLVAFIGLNLLLQKIKTRLVVRTEVIKKIKSKVFNKNWFLRNKVVTAECEEPVNLLSRGTWEREFKPVKPDISHHYHHHGDGRIHSHLPPGADGSAITWKSLLALGISGGLLPCPSALVMLLSASALGNVGLGMTLVVAFSLGLALVLSAIGLILVYAKRNFDKLPKQITAVKFLPAISAMFVMFLGLGITGQAMLKILAANQWVIGNG; encoded by the coding sequence ATGCAGTACAAAATGAACCGATTTTTTAAATTATTTCTCCTATTCTTCCTGACAATTTCCTTGTTACTAACAACCTCAACCCGACCAGTTTACTCGCACTGGTCAGACTTATCCGTAGCAGAAATAGTAGTCAACGATTTGCAAACCGAAATAACATTAACTTTCCCAACCGGCTTAACAAACTTCGCCGACGACAATCGAGACAGCCAGCTACAATCTGCTGAAATTCGCAGCCACCAAACACAGCTAGAAAAGTTTTTCAGCCAACAAATTCGCATTACCAACAGCAGTAACATTCAAGGCTCCCTAGCAGTAAAACCGCTAGAAATAGCAGCTAAAACCGCCAGCTTAATCCAGCAGCCGAATACCCACAGCACCTTAATTTTAGACTACACCTGGCCCGCACCTTCTCAAAATACAACCCCCGGTTTACCTGACTCAATTTCCATCTCCAAATCAGAGAAATTGCGGATTAATTACAATCTGTTTTTGCCTGGAGTGGTGACAGCTAGCTGTCAAGCTACGATCGTGCAAGCGGGTGCTGTAAAAAGCTTTGTATTTACGCCGCAAAACCGCGAGTTTTTGTTAGCCGGAAATGAATCAATCTGGGATTCAGGTTGGAGTTTGCTGCTAGCAGTAGCGGGAGCATTTGTTTGGGGATGCGTGCACGCGATGTCGCCCGGACACGGCAAAACCATAGTCGGCGCTTATTTAGTTGGTTCGCGGGCTACTCCGATACACGCTTTATTTCTAGCAGCGACGACTACAATTACTCACACTGCCGGCGTGTTTGCGGTGGGCGGAATTACTTTGTTTGCTTCTAACTTAATCAACCCAGAAAAATTAGATCCTTGGCTGAGTTTAATCTCAGGTTTATTAGTAGCTTTCATCGGGCTTAACTTACTATTACAAAAAATCAAAACTAGGTTGGTAGTGAGGACGGAAGTTATCAAAAAAATCAAAAGTAAAGTTTTTAATAAAAACTGGTTTCTCAGGAATAAAGTCGTTACTGCGGAATGTGAAGAACCAGTAAATCTTTTGAGTAGAGGAACTTGGGAGCGAGAATTTAAGCCTGTAAAACCCGATATATCTCACCACTACCACCATCACGGAGACGGCCGGATTCATTCGCATTTGCCTCCCGGTGCTGACGGTTCTGCTATTACTTGGAAAAGCTTATTAGCGTTGGGAATTTCCGGCGGTTTGTTGCCTTGTCCTTCCGCTTTGGTGATGCTGTTGAGTGCGTCGGCTTTGGGCAATGTTGGTTTGGGAATGACGTTAGTGGTAGCGTTTAGTTTGGGATTGGCTTTGGTGCTGAGTGCGATCGGGTTAATCTTAGTTTATGCCAAACGGAATTTTGATAAACTGCCCAAACAGATAACAGCAGTCAAATTTCTGCCTGCGATTAGTGCGATGTTTGTCATGTTTTTGGGGTTGGGAATTACCGGACAGGCGATGTTGAAAATATTGGCTGCAAATCAATGGGTAATTGGCAATGGATAA
- a CDS encoding DUF6918 family protein, giving the protein MGLSDILLNENHRDNFVDDCVKLIDQQVAAASGLGGLALKAAYSTVKGIRADYCAQVVDQLLPEISIALDPMWTEAKNNGNPVEYLAQRKGEVADELLQISDKRVEKSTRAMVKGAYAKLRPSAKTYVENGVPDLAEIINKHSAA; this is encoded by the coding sequence ATGGGACTTAGCGATATTCTCTTGAATGAAAACCACAGAGACAATTTTGTTGATGACTGTGTAAAGTTGATAGACCAACAAGTTGCAGCAGCGTCCGGATTGGGTGGTCTGGCTCTTAAAGCTGCCTACTCTACTGTCAAGGGGATACGGGCGGACTATTGCGCCCAAGTCGTCGATCAACTTCTGCCAGAAATCTCGATCGCACTCGATCCGATGTGGACTGAAGCGAAAAACAATGGCAACCCAGTAGAATATCTAGCCCAAAGAAAAGGTGAAGTAGCAGACGAATTGCTCCAGATAAGTGACAAAAGGGTCGAGAAAAGCACAAGAGCGATGGTTAAAGGCGCCTATGCCAAACTCCGCCCCTCAGCTAAGACTTACGTGGAAAACGGAGTACCGGATTTAGCTGAAATTATCAATAAACATAGTGCGGCTTGA
- a CDS encoding Ycf66 family protein, which produces MLAYILALAVGLGSFSIYMAAFFFPEVHRKSDFTWSGVGLFYALILWACAGRITGALLLGQMAGVAMLGWFAWETLTLRRQVTPVAEQTPIPQSANLAAAGVPFAGLFAKKKEPAAKKPKFVRSPKPKTDVVPAPSVDKGEVKLEEQPAIPPIAESIAESAIAPDLKIPDSKTPAISEIPVFSVETPAAETSQPPAESAASSFTPLPLPLEISEIAVAPSVEPAEAQPEPQQQPEADDFDEETEWRTAVKQSQAAAAAAAAPTPPNPPQPAKKSGGFASLFGNIKNSLGGMLGRGAGKNKSDATPQTPKPSATPESIAPESQITATPAPGIDQVLESELAEAAAEVAAETSNIVVETSLGVPFPTDVEAMADLMATETASSEKIGETPIEDRSSAQTQTPLAAVGEPEAAAGVPEAEAPAVSLETQTPLAAVGEPEAAAGVPEAEAPPASIEMTVVEMVSVAPVEMEASGESELSAQVEAVSVTVISIESTGEELSSEADKTELSPPNHPAPNLVETAKPATESKSENLSGEDKPSS; this is translated from the coding sequence ATGCTTGCATACATTCTGGCGTTGGCGGTCGGTCTAGGCAGCTTCAGTATTTACATGGCGGCCTTCTTTTTTCCAGAAGTGCACCGCAAAAGTGATTTTACCTGGAGCGGGGTAGGACTTTTTTATGCGTTAATTTTATGGGCTTGTGCGGGACGAATTACTGGTGCTCTCCTGCTTGGTCAAATGGCGGGCGTGGCGATGTTGGGCTGGTTTGCCTGGGAAACTCTGACTTTGCGCCGCCAGGTGACGCCCGTTGCTGAGCAAACGCCGATTCCTCAGTCGGCGAACTTGGCTGCAGCAGGCGTGCCGTTTGCTGGCTTGTTTGCCAAGAAAAAAGAACCCGCAGCGAAAAAACCTAAGTTTGTTCGATCGCCCAAACCGAAAACTGATGTGGTTCCAGCACCCTCTGTGGATAAGGGCGAGGTAAAGCTAGAGGAACAGCCGGCGATTCCCCCCATAGCTGAAAGTATTGCTGAAAGTGCGATCGCCCCTGACTTGAAAATTCCCGACTCGAAAACACCTGCAATTTCAGAAATACCCGTGTTTTCAGTCGAAACTCCTGCTGCTGAGACTTCACAACCCCCAGCAGAATCAGCAGCCAGCAGCTTCACTCCTCTACCTCTACCTCTAGAAATTTCAGAAATAGCCGTTGCACCAAGTGTGGAGCCAGCAGAGGCTCAACCAGAGCCTCAACAGCAGCCAGAAGCCGATGATTTTGACGAGGAAACAGAATGGAGGACAGCCGTTAAACAGTCGCAGGCGGCAGCGGCAGCGGCGGCAGCCCCTACTCCTCCTAATCCTCCTCAACCAGCTAAAAAATCCGGCGGTTTCGCAAGCCTGTTCGGCAATATCAAAAATAGTCTCGGCGGTATGTTGGGACGCGGTGCGGGTAAAAATAAGTCTGATGCAACTCCCCAGACGCCAAAACCTTCAGCGACTCCAGAATCGATCGCACCTGAATCTCAAATAACGGCAACTCCTGCACCGGGTATCGACCAAGTTCTCGAATCCGAATTAGCCGAGGCGGCTGCGGAAGTGGCAGCCGAAACCAGCAACATCGTTGTGGAAACAAGCCTTGGAGTGCCGTTTCCCACCGACGTTGAAGCAATGGCCGATTTGATGGCCACAGAAACCGCGAGTTCTGAGAAAATAGGGGAAACTCCGATCGAAGATCGATCGTCCGCCCAAACCCAGACACCGCTGGCTGCGGTTGGTGAACCGGAAGCAGCAGCAGGCGTACCAGAAGCAGAAGCCCCTGCTGTATCTCTGGAAACCCAGACACCGCTGGCAGCAGTTGGTGAACCGGAAGCAGCAGCAGGCGTACCGGAAGCAGAAGCCCCACCAGCATCTATAGAAATGACTGTGGTGGAAATGGTTTCAGTAGCGCCTGTGGAGATGGAAGCATCGGGAGAATCCGAATTGAGCGCGCAGGTAGAAGCAGTTTCAGTAACAGTTATCTCGATCGAATCTACAGGTGAAGAACTCTCTTCTGAGGCAGACAAAACTGAATTGAGTCCCCCGAATCATCCCGCTCCGAATCTAGTCGAAACTGCTAAACCGGCCACTGAATCCAAGTCTGAGAATCTATCCGGCGAAGATAAGCCGTCATCTTGA
- the cobQ gene encoding cobyric acid synthase CobQ: MKAIMVVGTTSHAGKSLLVAALCRIFSRRGWRVTPFKGQNMALNSYVTAAGGEIGYAQAVQAWAAGVAPWVEMNPILLKPQGDMTSQLIVKGRAIANVRASQYYEQYFDLGWQAIRDSLEFLCQEFDMIVCEGAGSPAEINLKHRDLTNMRVAKYLKARTLLVVDIDRGGAFAHIIGTLELLDPDERALIKGFIINKFRGQKSILDPGLTWLEERTGIPVVGVIPWIDEVFPSEDSLDLLDRRSPNSQTDINISVIRLPRISNFTDFDPLESETSVTVKYVSPKDTLGHPDAVILPGSKTTISDLHVLRQTGMAKAIQNYLVAGGTVMGVCGGFQMLGQSITDKEGIEGEKGEFPGLGLLPLKTAMAPNKIARQRIVTSNYPQPGLPVSGYEIHQGKTQILESDLTQPLFDDASLGIVNTSQSIWGTYLHGIFDNGAWRRAWLNHLRQQRGLRALPTGIPNYREHRETLLDSLADTVEKHLDIKHILG, translated from the coding sequence ATGAAAGCAATTATGGTCGTGGGAACAACATCTCACGCAGGGAAATCTTTACTCGTGGCAGCTTTGTGTCGAATCTTTTCTCGGCGAGGCTGGCGGGTAACTCCGTTTAAAGGTCAGAATATGGCACTGAATTCCTATGTCACAGCGGCCGGCGGAGAGATTGGTTACGCTCAAGCAGTACAAGCTTGGGCTGCGGGCGTCGCACCTTGGGTAGAAATGAATCCGATTTTGCTCAAGCCACAAGGAGACATGACTTCTCAATTGATTGTCAAGGGCCGGGCGATCGCCAATGTGCGAGCATCTCAATATTACGAGCAGTATTTCGATCTCGGCTGGCAAGCTATTCGGGACTCTTTAGAATTTCTCTGCCAAGAATTTGACATGATTGTGTGTGAGGGAGCCGGTAGCCCTGCTGAGATTAATCTCAAACACCGCGATTTAACAAATATGCGGGTAGCTAAATATTTAAAGGCTCGAACTTTGCTAGTAGTCGATATCGATCGCGGCGGTGCTTTTGCTCACATTATCGGTACTTTGGAATTGCTCGATCCAGACGAACGAGCTTTAATTAAAGGATTCATTATTAATAAGTTCCGAGGGCAAAAATCGATCTTAGATCCGGGTCTGACTTGGCTAGAAGAAAGGACGGGAATCCCGGTAGTTGGGGTGATTCCTTGGATAGACGAAGTGTTTCCTTCAGAAGATTCTCTCGATTTGCTCGATCGGCGTTCTCCCAATTCTCAAACCGACATCAATATTTCGGTCATCCGCCTGCCCCGAATTTCCAATTTTACCGACTTTGACCCCTTAGAATCGGAAACTTCCGTCACCGTTAAATATGTCAGCCCAAAAGACACTTTAGGCCATCCAGACGCCGTGATTTTACCAGGCTCTAAAACTACAATTTCCGATTTGCACGTGCTGCGCCAAACAGGTATGGCAAAAGCTATTCAAAATTATTTAGTAGCAGGCGGTACAGTCATGGGAGTTTGCGGCGGCTTTCAGATGCTGGGACAAAGTATCACCGATAAAGAAGGCATTGAGGGAGAAAAGGGAGAATTTCCAGGATTGGGATTGCTGCCTTTGAAAACTGCGATGGCACCGAACAAAATTGCGCGCCAACGAATCGTAACATCTAACTATCCTCAACCGGGTTTGCCAGTTTCCGGTTACGAAATTCATCAAGGAAAAACGCAAATCCTAGAGTCAGATTTGACTCAACCGCTATTTGACGATGCTAGTTTAGGCATTGTCAATACTTCTCAATCAATTTGGGGTACATACCTGCACGGCATCTTTGACAACGGAGCTTGGCGGCGAGCTTGGTTAAATCACTTGCGGCAGCAGCGGGGACTCCGCGCATTGCCTACAGGTATTCCTAATTACCGAGAACACCGAGAAACTCTGTTAGACTCTCTAGCAGATACAGTGGAAAAGCATTTAGATATAAAGCATATTTTAGGTTAA
- a CDS encoding 2Fe-2S iron-sulfur cluster-binding protein produces the protein MTKVCFLPDNVTVEAEPGELLLDVAKRAGVSIPTGCLMGSCHACEVEIDDGDTICACISGIPSGKKQVTINLYVDPTW, from the coding sequence ATGACCAAAGTTTGTTTTTTACCTGATAACGTGACAGTTGAAGCTGAACCAGGAGAGCTTTTGCTAGATGTAGCCAAACGTGCAGGGGTTTCTATTCCTACCGGCTGCCTCATGGGTTCTTGTCACGCTTGCGAAGTAGAAATTGATGACGGAGATACGATTTGTGCTTGTATTTCCGGCATCCCTTCCGGAAAAAAGCAAGTGACAATTAATCTGTATGTTGACCCGACTTGGTAA
- a CDS encoding SDR family NAD(P)-dependent oxidoreductase, whose protein sequence is MPTALITGASGGIGAAFAAELAKRQHNLILVARSEDKLQQLAAKLQQQFNIWVEIIVQDLSAPGAGTAVFDTVVKKGWTVDLLVNNAGFGDYGVFADRPLAKQLTMVQLNIVALVELSHLFLQGMRERKSGSIINVASIAAFQPMPYLSIYAASKAFVLSFSEALWAENKDLGIRVLCLCPGPTESDFAAVAEFPKALASSSGQKLVPAAEVVRDALKALEKNESNVVTGGIPNQIIVNMPRLMPREVLVKSVEKLFRAKDE, encoded by the coding sequence ATGCCCACTGCTTTAATCACCGGTGCTTCTGGCGGAATTGGTGCAGCCTTTGCCGCCGAATTAGCCAAACGCCAGCACAATCTAATCTTGGTAGCTCGTTCCGAAGACAAATTGCAACAGCTAGCTGCTAAACTGCAACAACAATTCAATATTTGGGTCGAAATTATCGTTCAAGATTTGAGCGCACCGGGCGCTGGAACTGCTGTATTTGATACGGTTGTTAAAAAAGGTTGGACGGTAGATTTGTTGGTGAATAATGCGGGTTTTGGCGATTACGGTGTTTTTGCCGATCGCCCGCTTGCGAAACAACTAACAATGGTGCAACTAAATATTGTAGCATTAGTTGAACTCTCGCACTTATTTTTGCAGGGAATGCGCGAAAGAAAATCGGGAAGTATCATCAATGTTGCCTCTATCGCAGCTTTTCAACCGATGCCGTACTTATCAATTTACGCAGCAAGTAAAGCCTTTGTCCTGAGTTTCAGCGAGGCACTTTGGGCGGAAAACAAAGATTTAGGAATTCGCGTTTTATGCCTTTGTCCCGGCCCAACAGAATCGGACTTTGCTGCAGTAGCTGAATTCCCGAAAGCTTTGGCATCCAGCAGCGGGCAAAAACTCGTTCCAGCAGCGGAAGTAGTGCGAGATGCTTTGAAAGCTTTAGAAAAAAATGAGTCTAATGTTGTGACAGGGGGAATTCCCAATCAAATCATCGTAAATATGCCTAGATTGATGCCGCGAGAAGTTTTGGTGAAGTCGGTAGAAAAGCTGTTTCGGGCGAAAGACGAATAA
- a CDS encoding ISKra4-like element ISOni2 family transposase (programmed frameshift), translated as MTPSDQEQLKVYLKAAAEILYRNTAPSELESFDSIEKSLRQKMLEEVGPELGNFFFPAVSGIQTGKPRKIKSIVGSLEITDNQAKYFGLKAYSQFSPMMEKCCLLISANESYQMAEKDLEIFTGIKVSHSTLQRLVKRQEFELPTSKQGVQEITLDGGKVRLRNDTKGEGCYWKDYKAICLDNVYSGASFQNNQNLIDWTNSQKLRHPMYCLGDGHAGIWKIFQEIGDTEQRQEILDWYHLKENLYKVGGSLKRLKLAENMLWQGKIDEVINLFKEMKKQAFKTFCNYLETHRCRIVNYQYYKEESISSIGSGTVESIIKRIGFRVKISGAQWKIESVPSILSLRCAYLNGQLSI; from the exons ATGACACCCTCAGACCAAGAACAGCTAAAAGTCTACTTAAAAGCGGCAGCAGAAATTCTTTACAGAAATACAGCTCCAAGCGAGTTAGAAAGCTTTGATAGCATAGAAAAGTCTCTCCGTCAGAAAATGCTAGAAGAAGTGGGACCAGAACTAGGTAACTTTTTTTTTC CAGCAGTATCAGGAATTCAAACAGGAAAACCCAGAAAAATAAAATCAATAGTCGGTTCGCTCGAAATTACCGACAATCAAGCGAAATATTTTGGATTGAAAGCGTATAGTCAATTCAGTCCAATGATGGAAAAATGCTGTCTTTTAATTAGTGCCAACGAATCTTATCAAATGGCAGAAAAAGATTTAGAGATTTTCACCGGAATCAAAGTCTCTCATAGTACATTACAAAGATTAGTCAAACGACAAGAATTTGAATTACCTACATCTAAACAAGGAGTTCAAGAAATTACATTAGATGGCGGGAAAGTCAGGCTACGCAACGACACCAAAGGCGAGGGTTGTTACTGGAAAGACTATAAAGCCATTTGTTTAGATAATGTTTATTCGGGAGCATCTTTTCAAAATAATCAAAATTTAATTGATTGGACTAATAGCCAAAAATTGCGACATCCTATGTATTGCCTAGGAGACGGTCATGCGGGAATTTGGAAAATATTTCAAGAAATAGGAGATACTGAACAAAGACAAGAAATCTTAGATTGGTATCATCTGAAAGAAAATCTTTACAAGGTAGGAGGTTCGCTAAAACGTTTGAAATTAGCAGAAAATATGTTGTGGCAAGGTAAAATAGATGAAGTTATCAATCTATTTAAAGAGATGAAAAAACAAGCATTTAAAACATTTTGTAATTATTTAGAGACTCATCGCTGCCGAATAGTCAACTACCAATACTATAAAGAAGAATCCATAAGTTCGATAGGTTCTGGAACAGTTGAATCAATCATTAAACGAATTGGGTTTAGGGTAAAAATATCAGGAGCGCAATGGAAGATTGAGAGCGTTCCCTCTATCCTTTCTCTTCGCTGTGCTTATCTCAACGGTCAACTTTCAATTTGA